From the Mustelus asterias chromosome 14, sMusAst1.hap1.1, whole genome shotgun sequence genome, one window contains:
- the idh1 gene encoding isocitrate dehydrogenase [NADP] cytoplasmic, with product MSSKKIKVGSVVEMKGDEMTRVIWELIKEKLIFPYMEIDLHSYDLGIENRDATNDQVTIDAAEAIKKYNVGIKCATITPDESRVKEFKLKKMWKSPNGTIRNILGGTVFREAIICENIPRLVSGWIKPIVIGRHAYGDQYRATDFVVPGPGTVEIKYTPDHGGEPVTYTVHHFTDGGGVALGMYNTDSSIRDFAHSSFQQALVKGWPLYMSTKNTILKRYDGRFKDIFQEIYEKQYKAQFETKGIWYEHRLIDDMVAQALKSEGGFIWACKNYDGDVQSDSIAQGYGSLGMMTSVLICPDGKTVEAEAAHGTVTRHYRMHQQGKETSTNPIASIFAWTRGLSHRAKLDGNSALQTFCALLEDVCIETIESGFMTKDLAACIKGLPKVQRSDYLNTFQFMDKLAENLKLKLVSSHKL from the exons ATGTCAAGCAAAAAGATAAAAGTTGGTTCTGTGGTGGAAATGAAAGGGGATGAGATGACCAGAGTTATATGGGAACTGATCAAAGAAAAACTAATCTTCCCTTACATGGAGATAGACCTGCACAG TTATGACTTGGGAATTGAGAACCGTGATGCTACGAATGATCAAGTGACCATCGATGCTGCTGAAGCTATTAAAAAATATAATGTAGGAATAAAATGTGCCACCATTACTCCTGATGAGAGCAGAGTAAAGGAATTCAAGCTAAAGAAAATGTGGAAATCACCCAATGGGACCATCCGTAACAtacttggtggcacagtgtttcgcGAAGCGATCATCTGTGAGAATATTCCGAGGCTGGTATCTGGCTGGATCAAGCCAATTGTCATTGGACGTCATGCATATGGTGACCAA TACAGAGCTACAGACTTTGTTGTACCTGGTCCTGGTACAGTTGAAATTAAGTACACACCCGACCATGGTGGTGAGCCGGTCACATATACTGTTCATCATTTTACAG ATGGAGGAGGAGTTGCTTTGGGAATGTACAACACTGACTCCTCTATTAGGGACTTCGCTCATAGCTCCTTCCAGCAAGCACTTGTTAAAGGTTGGCCATTATACATGAGCACAAAGAATACCATCTTGAAGAGATATGACGGACGATTCAAGGACATATTCCAGGAAATCTACGaaaa ACAATACAAAGCACAGTTTGAAACTAAAGGAATCTGGTATGAGCACAGACTAATTGATGACATGGTAGCTCAAGCACTAAAATCTGAGGGAGGCTTCATTTGGGCCTGTAAGAATTATGATGGTGATGTACAATCTGATTCTATTGCTCAAG GATATGGCTCACTGGGAATGATGACTAGTGTGTTGATTTGTCCTGATGGTAAGACAGTAGAAGCTGAGGCAGCCCATGGTACTGTGACACGCCATTACCGGATGCATCAgcagggcaaggaaacctccaccAATCCAATTG CTTCTATCTTTGCTTGGACTCGAGGACTATCTCATCGGGCAAAGTTGGATGGTAACTCTGCACTGCAGACCTTCTGTGCCTTATTAGAAGATGTTTGTATAGAAACTATTGAATCTGGTTTCATGACTAAGGATTTGGCTGCGTGTATCAAAGGTTTACCAAA agTGCAACGTTCTGACTATTTGAACACTTTCCAATTCATGGACAAGCTTGCAGAAAATCTTAAATTGAAGCTGGTATCATCACACAAGCTTTAA